The following nucleotide sequence is from Salvia splendens isolate huo1 chromosome 2, SspV2, whole genome shotgun sequence.
ACGAGGCTTTAATCAAATcctaacattttttttaattctttagcCAATCTATTTCTTTCACAATTGTCAATCTCATTCAGATTCTTTTTCGTTATAAATTTTTGCAATGGGATGTGGATGTCATTAGTGATCCGTTGTTAAAAATAGCACATTATTTTGCTTGGATTTGTTTAATTAAACGAACGAATAACTATATTTCATAGATCAATGGTGATACTAAGACTACGCGCGTTGTGGACATGGGTTGGAGAAGACGTACCTGCGCTAGAGATCATCAATCCATCCACAccgaaaaataaatatttacacgTAAATCCCTTCTCAACCCGCTTGCAACATATGTTTTCTGATCTGTACAACACCCCTACCATCGTTTCCTCTAGCCAATACATAGGAACCTCAAATCGGATTTCTCTTGTACTAATCCACCAACATGGATCATAATCAACAGATGTCCACAACGATAAGTCGGCCACTACTTATGTTTCCTGATACATAAATGTATGTGCCATATCGAATACTGTTTCATGGCACTATGGAGAATAGTTTCATCAAAAAAGTGGAGTTGCTTGATGACTTACACTGAGGCCTTCCCTGGTCACAAGAGGCCATTACCTGCTATCCGTATCAAGATTTGCAGCAAGCTCCTCCAGCATCAACTTCAAACATTCATCAACCCTCCGAAAATTGCAACACCCCGACCAAACACACATTAAACCTCCTTGAATCGGAATGGGAATATGATGCCAAAAAATAGATTTTAGACCTAGGCTTCCCAAAAGAGAAGACCACACAGCACAATGTGTTTGAGGTCAAATTTGAGAAATCAGTTTAAGGAAGGCTTGATACTGAATCAAATCCACAATTTTCAACAAACTGAAGATGAGACCATATGAAACTTGAAGAGTCAACTGAGAAAGTCACCCAGATGAAGAATTCCGTCACATTTTTATGATGCCTGTAAGCTTTTATACCTCAGATAATACTCAACTTAAACGCATCTGAACTATGCCGTCAGGGGGGCAACTTCAAACAAATGCATGTCATTGCTATGTGCGACCTAGAAAGTATTGGTCAACATCTCATGTGCAATGAACAACAGCACAAGGCAAAGAATTGGCAGTTGCACTGACATGGAAGGCTTTCAGTTGCCAAGTTCCTGCAACAATTTTATTACAAGAACAAACTACGACGAATGTTAGTCAAAATCAAGGTACTGAAGATGCTACTCCAGTAATTCATTAAGTCGTCTGCTTAGAGATCAATGTAAAGgaccatatttttttttaatccgGATAATCAAAAGAAGTTGTGTTGGAAACCAAACAATGATTTGATGCTTACAAAAACTACATTGTATCTCAAAGGCTGAATTATAAAATAACTCAAACGGAAGAAATATTAATGCCAAAATTCAAAGTAAATAAAGATAGTAAACCGACACCCTCAAATCTCAAAGACACAGAAGTAGTAATCAAGCCACTGGTTCTCAACACTTTGGAAAAGTTGTAATAGACCAAAGTAAGACATTTTAGAAAATATCAGACTGATAGAAgtaggaaaaagaaaaacatgatacatattttaGATTCTAGTCTTTAGGCAAATGGAAACTTTTTTCTACAAGGAAAGACTTCATTTGCATGATTGCCCGAACTTCAGAAGAATCACCAGAGTCCAAAACTAAAAGTTTGATGCATTTATGAAGAATCTGCACaacgtaaaaaaaataaaaaaactaatttgAAAAGCAAAACAAATTTTTGCTCATAAGAAACAAATGCACTGAAGTTGAGTCACATTGAAAAGTTTAACCAAAAAGGGAATTTAGTGAACTCGTAAAATCATGAAAAATGATGCATATAATCACAGCAAGAGTTTTAATAAAAAGTGCTTCGAAAATATACAGAGAGCATTAATCTTTTTTACAGATGGCTTAATTTTTTGGAATAGTGCGGAAGGATATTAATACATACACTCGAGCttgtttttaatatttcattACACGACCCCGCAACAATCATCCATTTAATGTGAACATATTTAAACTTCCACTTCCGTCATCTAAGTGATCTCCAATGGAGAAGAAGTTCAAGCAATTTTTAGTCCAAGTTCACTATTTATTGAAGTACCAAGTTCCAGATCAAAGGTCTCTTCACTCTACCAATATGTACATATTCAATCAACTTAATGGTTAAGCTACACAGCACCAACATATTATGGATAAGTTTCCTAAGCTTCATGTTTTCATCATCCAGTATAACTAAAGACCAAAATACATTGTGGAGATTTATGCTGTAACCATCAataatactaaaacataaaacCAATAAATATAGCAAAGATTTCCCCTTAACTAGTGTTCAAGTTTGCTGCTAGATGGTGGGTAGGATATATATCCCTACTAAAAGCTTGAGCACTACATCTTTTAAATCTTCCTCTGCTTCAATTAATCAACTTGAATTAGGCATCAAAACTAAGTTGCGTAAATTTAAACACAGGAGTAAGGACATAGTAAAAAGCATCCACGCACCTCCGGTTACCTAGTGACCATGACCCATGTAGGGTGCCCCACCCTGACGTGGCCTTACACCACCCTGACCCATATGTGGCTGGCCACCATAACTTCCCTGCATACCTGGTTGACCTCCATAGCCGCCACCAGCACCCTGACCTCCAAAACCTGCATTGTTCATCATAGGCGGCACTCCTTGTGGATTTCCAATCCCCCCGAGCAAATTCCCAATACCCAATCCAGCCCCCTGAGTGGCCAACAGAGCTGCCACAGCCTGTCCTATCGCAGCCGGGGCAACTGCCGGATTAAACCCTCCAGCTGGTCCAGCGCTCGGAGCCATCAAGTGACCACCAGTGTGTCCAGCAAACCTTCCCCTCTTAGCCTGGTGATGATGATGCCCCTGTTGCTGAATGTTAAAGTGACCCTTGCTGTGTTTCGGGCCGTCTATCGCCTTCTGGCAATGCAGCATCTGACCCTCGAACTGCTTGTGCGGCTCCTCCAGCGCCTTTTTCGCACTCTCACTACTcttatacacaaacaaacaGAACCCCCTAGGCTTTCCAGTCTGCTTATCCAACCCCAAAGGCCCTTCCTCAATCTCCCCGAATTTCGAAAAGTAGTCGTGAAGCTTCTTCGGCTCAAGCTCCGCAGACACATTGCTCACATAAATCTTCCTCTGCGTGTACTCCGAAGCAGGTGGTAAAGCAACAATTGCCGGAGCATACTGCGCGGGTGTCTGCACCGGGCCAGCCGAGGCCAGCTGGCAACTGGTCATCCTTCCCTCAATCAACTTCTGAGGCTCCTTCAGGGCGCAACGAGCCCCGTCGCGCCGCTTGAAGAGAATGAAGCCGTAGCCCTTCGATTTCCCGGTGTTCTTATCTCTGACGACCTTGCAATCTTCAATTTCGCCGTACTTGCCAAAAACAGACGTAATTGAATCGACGTTGGCATCCCAGCCGAGGCCGTGGACGAAGATTTTGCAGTGGGCGGGGTCGGAATCGGCCATGGCGAACACAATCTCGGCTAGATCTGGGTGTTTCGCGATGGCTTCCTTGATTAGGAGAGTGAGCTGGTCCTTGGAGAAGGGCTCGAGAAGATTCTCGAAGGGCTCTTCGTCAAGTTGTTCTTCGGCTTCCATGTCGGCGGAATTGTGAGTGACGGTATTCGCGGAGGGATcctcgccggattggttcgtctCTGGAATAACCTCTTCCTTGTGCTCCTCCGGCTCTTCGACGACTTGTTCGTCTTCTTCTTCGAATTCTGCTTGTCCTTCTCCCTCTCCTGCTATGTCTTCGGGCTCCTGTTTCCGTTTTCGAGCCATGGAAATTGGGGGGAAGGTGTTAGGATTTTTTTCGTGTGGGTGGCAATATCAGGAAGGGGCAGGTAAATGGTTTTTTTTTATCCTCctagtatttatttatactccctccgtccctaagcatgcacaaaccgaaccggcccggtggttaaccggcggttcggaactgcCGGTCATGAATCAGAACCGGctggcggttcggcggttcaagcgggccggttcaggtttggGAATATGACGAACCGTAACCAGCGGTTCAACGGTCCCAACGAGCAGATTCCGGCTAAGGCGTAGGGTTGCAGGCGAGGTGTGtagaaaaaccggcggtttctgacgaaaaccgccggtttctgacggttccggtgctttttcaggtggcagagcgtaggtggcagtgtataggcctgaaaaccggtcagaaaccgccggtttcggccagaaaccgccggtttccgtcagaaaccgtggactaaaccgccggttcaggtggCAAACCgaccgaatttgaaatttgattttttttaatttctttcaattttactcctataaataccccacttccccaTTATTTTTACTCAccacattcttgtgttaacaaggatttcattctcaatcgtcatttctctattctctcctcattctttctaattgctcaagttgtttactagttactacgtactactatatttgttgctgtgttcgtaatttaccatttattcaatacttcatattccatccatactactttcatttatcactatgtcttcttctcgtggtggaccgggacgtggtgatcggggcaaaggaattgaccaagatcaaagtagtcgcccctcaaaatcaaggcgacctagtcgtcgagaagttatggaagaggtttcccgagtggcggctgaacacaagcaagtaagttctaaaaaattatttttacaattcataatttcataagattgagtttttaaatttttttgtgttcctacttataacttcaacttatataatatttataaattgaagaagatcataggatggTCATGCTACTCCCTGAAATCCATCAAGGTGGGGGGAGGGGCGGTCGTAGTTCccaacaacaagatgacgagtacgacgtgttTATATCGTCGGACtaggacaacaatgatgatagatctcattctcgtattctgtctagcaccggcggaaatgaggagatgcctcctccccctccacccactaacactacaaaagctttgaaatctgatatttttgttaaacactacaagaaggtgccggtggtgattccaagtcctcatgatccgcactctcaagaagagacatcggcgtttcatgcatattgtaactattgtgataaagtctacaaatttgcgagtggtgggggatatggcaccctccgtcgtcatttggtgacaaagcatccggtagaatgtggcactacctctacccaaacccaactaaacttccaacccggtggctcaggttcgtcatGTAcgccttttttttaaatatgatcaaaaagtttttgctgacgttatgactagatgggctgcaatgaagcattttccttttaatgtttatgatgataaAAAATTTAAGGTTACTATGCAGAGTGGTTTAaacgtagctatcaaaagagtaggtcgaatgacagttgaacgatctaccgttagacaatgtttaaagaaaaaagttgaattatcacgttatttacttaacttgggccacaagtgaacatttgctcagatgtatggactgattgttttaaccggcattcatacattggcattacggttcactttgtggacaatagttggactttgaccaagcgtttaattggttttagagaatttgagacaccacacactgcacccgaaattgcttctttaattattcaagttttgaatgagtttcaattatgcaataagatattttctgttggttttgataatgcaactgctaacactgcaagtattagtgatttgattgcggcttgcgctccggttattggaggtaagtattttcatcaaagatgcatatgccatattttaaatttatttgtacaagatacgcttgaattatggcaaaagcatgttagtactattagaaatgcagttagattaatacATCAAAAGtcagctattggcaaagcttggaagaaatattgccatcaaaagaacgtaagatatacgaattttactatagatgtgtctcatagatgaaattcgacatatgattgtctgaattctactttgacgcataaagattatttatgtgatttttttagaacctatctcgttcatgatttatatctttcgcatagttgttgggaataTAGCGtgactttatttaaattgttcaaatatttcaaaaatgcaactgttgaattatcgggtgtttattattgcactgctgttcgtgttttagagcattgcatgtatatatcacttggttttaaaactgcaatgaaaaaagcttactcttcacctgaattgatgtgtgttttatattatatgattgggaaatgacttaagtatttcagtgagattccaacggtgtttttgattgcaaaagtCTTgtatccaaaatggaaattagccggtacctccaagattttagatttttattataacaatttgagttctattgatcttggtccacttaaagcattgcagtcggataccagtgacgaattcggagtagacctctcagaaacatttcaaataaacctcccgaaccggtcaattatcctacaaaccttcgagtttaacttgcatgttctctacaccgaatatgaaaccaagtataacagtacccgccaagtcagaagacctccccctcctcaacaacatagctttggcttcgcatttcaaaccgattatgatgaccccgacgcgcaatcctaattagccgacctatacagctacagcaccggcgaaaggtcctcaggtatggtaagtgagttagatttacaTTTCGATCCACTCTTTtcatttggtgatgaaggtcctactcctcccgcccaaatcggcgtcctcgattggtgggaacatacgagaaagattttcccatacttgcgtcaatggccaaggagattttttctattccggcttccactgttgCCGTCGAGTctgcttttagtgttggctcgcgtgtgttggatgaatcaagaagtaagctctccgcgaaaaatatggaagccatGATGTTAcatgatgattgggccaaagctaacgtcagagaacaagaaaatgattgtgATAATCATCAGGGgggatcacaagaagaattcaccggggatgaatcgtaggccaatcgtcaaccgccggccaagtcaaataggtaagtaaggtgaGAGAACTACATGGGCTTTGATTcgctaatgcaaatgagcattggggatacgtaggcacctcaacttaaattttaaatttaagttgagctcaagtcctttttcctttatttctttttttcccatttgtttctactttaaaaatatgcaaatacaattaaataattgtatttgtatatactctagtcgatgaaatagatttctctataaggctaaatccgggaaacttttgacaattctactataattgttgattgtttagactaaactcaacatttaaagttgaattgctaaaggtgtcctcaatttagttaggtagaaagatctccttcgccgactaagagtatatatacttatcaaattattgttcagaacttctaagtcttttttgtaatttgtaattagcttcgttgttgactagtagtctcgttgtatttaaatttttgtttaagacttcaagatcTCAAGGTTTTTGTGATTTGAAATTGTtgatatcaataaaattgcaactttcatcgtgtttttttaaattttatttacgtacatttcatagataaacaaataaaaaattgcaaataaaaaaattgacgaaccgtcgaaccggcccggaaccggcggttcaggccaAAAACCGACTGTTTTTTAAACCGGAACCagaaccgccgggacccttggcgggccggttccggttcatggggATGATGAACCCTAAACCGccagttcatgaaccggaaccggcggtttcaacccgtgtgcatgcctatcTGTCCCCCAATAATTTATCTCCATTTGACTCGCtgagattttaagaaatgtactaGAAAgcggttgaaaaagttagtgtcATGTaagttctatttttatatattagtttataataaaatgtgagtgagaaaaTGAGTTACTGGAATATGAGATCCATTACCAAACTTGGAAAAAGTGAAAGATGACaaatttttatggacggaggaaaatataaataagtgacaaattttcaaggaggaatggagtagtattttatttacttcCTTCGTCCCTTATAATTGTGAGCATATGACCTGGCATTGATTTTTATGGTGGAACGGATAAAGAAGATTTAAGAAGTACTCCCTTCATTCCGCCTTAATAGAGACGTTACATTTTCTACACTCCTTtaagaaaattaatactccctccgtctcccaTTAATTGACACCAGTTTACttgacacaggttttaagaaagtgggtgggaaaagttagtggattgtgagtcatacttttatatatcaattttataataaaatttgagtggaATGTGTGGTTAATTACCAAAAGTGGGTAAAAGTAAGAATGTCAATTAATTAGGGatgaactaaaaaggaaatttgTGCCAATTAATGgcgacggaaggagtaataaatatttttaagtgGAGCCGCCCGAGGACACGGCTGGGCGCGGCTCCCTATAGGGGTGGACAATGTGGGGCGCGGCGGGGGGCGTGGACATGGGCGGGCCGCGGAGTTGACGCGGACACAGCGCATGGAGGGTAGCCGCGGCGCCggaatttttttatctttcgaattttttcgaaaattttctataaatactatattttaaaCATTTTCACCTCACACACATTTTACACCCTAGTTTTCCCCTatctataatacaacgaagatttggttttaaattttttttattaaattatgtgttttttctaattattatagtccgataatttttattctaattgaattaaaatataccaacaattttataaataatgtgatttgtggctGTGGTTTGTCTACTATTGGgctggacaagttttttttgTGACTGTGGACAAGAATTTGTGGCTTGGCCTTGGACTTGGCCAAACTATTGCGGTCGCTCTAAGAGATAGATTCTCTTTTTCTTACTTTCTCTTTCCCtactttaaatatttattattaattttcatacattggtgcagaaaatgaaacgaCTCTATTAATATGAAAATGAGGGAGTTTCTTAAAGCCTACAATTAATTGCACACAAAACTTTTggttatttaattgaaattaaattattgaagtCTAACTTTTATTATTCCCTCCATCCACCATTTATAGTCTATTTTAACTtcgcacatgttttaagaaattggtTGATTTATAAAGAAAGATggaaaaatgagttagtggtGAATGTGAaccccacttttatatattgattttgtaATAGAATATGATAGCAATGAGTTAGTTGAATAGTGGGTCCATTTACCTAAATTTCAAAAATGTAAATAGTGCTTTAAATaatggacatcccaaaataacaaaatatgacATTTTCCAATTGACGAATTGAGTATTACAAAGATGAGAGTAATATGAACCAACAAAGTCTTTGGATTTTGGAGGAGACTTTGATGAATGGAatcaaatatattatttttctgtGCCTTATGGTACCACCAAGGCGAAACTTGTACTATGTTTCAGTAACCTTCTCCCATAAAACATTTGATTTATGTCAGTTTTCGAGATCTTCATAAATACTGAGATAGACCTCAAAGACCCATTTCATTTACTCAGGTGTGCATTGAACCAGTACATCGTGTGCACTGCTCACAGACCTTCCTAGATTCTCGGAAAGTTGGATGTCCTCCAAGGCTTAGTAGGGATGTCGAGGGCAATTTTGTGGATGTATGAACCATGGGGCGTGAATAAGACATCGGCAATTGGGGCAGTACTGGTGTTGCGCCTCTAAAGGATGTATTGTTATTGAATGTTAGGATAGCTTGGTTCAATTGGAGAAGTTTTCTATATCAAAAATAAGATTTGGTGTATGGTTGGAAATGGTCTAAAAATTGTGACCTATCTCAACTAGACatgcccaaggttttcggttTCGGTGGTTAACCGCGGAACCGTACCCGCCGGTTCCGATTTCGAATCGAAATCGTGATATTTTTTACAAACCGGAACGGCCATATTTGGAaccgcgggccggttccggttcaggatTTTAAGAACCGAAACCGTCACCGAAACGCCGGTTAACCGacggtttcacggttccggcGAGGTATTCAAGGCGTCAGCTGTTGGCAGCCAAGGAGCAGCTTTTTCAGACGGTTTTTTGATCGGAACCGGCTGTTAACcatgaaaccggcggtttctcgGTTCTGGTGGGAACACAAGGCCGACACGTTGCAGCGCCGATTGGATGTTTCATGCAGGTAGTCAGGCGGTTTTGCAGGCGGTTTGTTGACCAAAACCGCTGGTTTTTTCCgattttcaatttgtttttcttttttttttaattctgattttgaattcaaatttatCCACCCCCCTTTTTAACTATATATACCCCCTTTTATTCTCACTTACATTCActccattcttgtgttaacaagagtttctctcttcaatctcccaattctctctctttgtctctcatttctcatttgtgctattatgcttacatttgaattattcaagtgctactcttatatTACACATTGTTATACTTGTTCCGTAGTTCTATAAATtgtctttctcaattgctaaaacaaaaaaaatatatataattccatatttctactatataatttgttactatcaagatgtcttcatcccgagaaggtcgtgttgataagggaaaggaaAAGTCCAAGAGGTCAAGTTGAAAatccgttattgatgagatTTCTCAAAGGAGCATGGATATGTGGctgattaataattattatctactaatattattaattatgaattaaattacattattgttcataattctatttgatatttacactaaaaatattattttgtagaatcgagaagagcaagatatgCCAaagctattgctctctctcgctctcaatcccaATACGGACGTGGATACGGTGgtggcgatgcttatgttggtagtggtagtggtgctcccAGTCCCGGTGCCTATTCTCAACAAATTCCAACCCCCGGTGAATCTTGatgacgacgatgatgatgatgatgacgaggaggaggaggaggaagaggcagAAGAGGAACAATaacaagaaatgccaccccaaccaccaccaaggagtcgtcgTGGTCATGGTCGTGGAcaccctcctcaacctcctaaaccaattgaaaggtctttaacctcaaacatcatggtgaaacgtttcaagaaggtacaagatAGTACCGATCTGGAcatttataatgtgtattgcaactattgcgaaaacgtatacacattacgaaagggtggaggatatggtacatttacccgtcacatgaAGAAAGCGCAtgcggtcgagtttggtatctctccaacccaaactcaactcaactttcaacatggagtcgggaccgggagtgggacgggtttatcccaaacatcaggtatgtgtagcactactcttttaaaatatgatcacaaaaatgctcttaatgtgatgtctagatttgctgtgatgaaacattttccgttcaatgcttttgataacaatgcgtttgagtcgagtatgcgacaagtttataatgctgctgcaagaaaattgagtcgaacttctaTGACTCGAGCTGTTGTTAGACAATGCTTGGAAAAGAAGGCTCAATTAGGTacgtgtggactgattgtttttgcaaaAATCATATATGGGCACtatgcatttcgttgatcacagttggactttgaacaaacgtttgattgcatttcgggaatttaccgcaccacacactgcacaagcaattgctcaattgattaataaaattttttctattggttttgataatgcaagcgctaacactgctagtaTAGATGAACtcatcagtgcatgttctcctgttattgatggaaaatattttcatgtgcgatgtatggcttatattttgaatttgtgtgttcaagatgtggtcgatttgtggcaaaagtatgttgaccctattagaactgctgttaagttgattcataacaaagctcctattggtacagcttggaagaaatattgtcatAGCAAGCAGTGCAGGTACACCAATTTTCGTCTagatgtttcaactcgttggaactcggcatacgatatgttggagtcgaccttgaaccacattgaatatttatgtgattttttagaacttgcctgcatgttccttctgatttgcttttgataccctcttgttgggaccacatCATGGATTTGTTTCGATTATTCCAAGCTTTAAAAAAttccactgttgagttatccggtttttattatcctacttctgtgcgcattttggagcattgcatgtatgtggcaattggttttaagacatgtgcgaaaaatactcaattcatagagttgaagactattttgttTTGTATGGTTAAAAAATGGATGAAATATTTTGcgcgtattccaaatgtgtttttgattgcaaaatgcttggatccaaagtggaagttccATGGTGTTCATAAAATTTTAggcatgtactatggttgtttgcacaatttggatttttctcaacttcgTGAAATGAGCTTGataagaggagaatgcttcgaaatAAGTCTTCcgaatgttgatgaaatcaaactaaggttagatagtgtgcacttcgtgctctctacgcggaatatgaaatgcggtataacatCACTCACCAAGTACGTGCTActcctagtccttctacatttgattttggtgctATAACAATTGTCATGATTGATccagacgtagtatcacaattgcaagatctatatgGTGCTACAAACAATAGGACTAGAGCTACTAGTGAGtttgatatatatttggaatcgcgctctatttttcaagatgtaGGTCCTCCttctcaacaaattgacgtccttgtttggtggggaacacatgaccaagagtttccgatactatTGATAATGGTTAAGGAGATTTTCGCCGTTctcgcttccaccgtcgccgttgagcaagcttttagtgtcagcggttgtgtcctagacgacaaaaggagcaatctctcctccaaaaacatggaagccactatgttacatGATGagtgggcaaaggcggacatgagagcacaagagccggatttcgacttccgtgtagagagtgatggtgaagacttTTCCACCGATGACGAGGTCGGAAGCGAGGGCGCTCAACAATATCAACGACGGGGGGCGGTCAAGGGCGAGCACGGCCGACCAataaggtaagcaaggtaagagaactacgtggactttgattcctcaataaaattgtggatacgtaggcaaatcaacttaaatttgaaaagtttaactttaaaagttaagttgagctcaagcccttttcaatttgttcctttttccccccatttcatgtttttttatttatgttccgacgacacttgtaaaatATATCACAttgttgtatatgtattgtaaattgtaatgta
It contains:
- the LOC121792037 gene encoding UBP1-associated protein 2A-like, giving the protein MARKRKQEPEDIAGEGEGQAEFEEEDEQVVEEPEEHKEEVIPETNQSGEDPSANTVTHNSADMEAEEQLDEEPFENLLEPFSKDQLTLLIKEAIAKHPDLAEIVFAMADSDPAHCKIFVHGLGWDANVDSITSVFGKYGEIEDCKVVRDKNTGKSKGYGFILFKRRDGARCALKEPQKLIEGRMTSCQLASAGPVQTPAQYAPAIVALPPASEYTQRKIYVSNVSAELEPKKLHDYFSKFGEIEEGPLGLDKQTGKPRGFCLFVYKSSESAKKALEEPHKQFEGQMLHCQKAIDGPKHSKGHFNIQQQGHHHHQAKRGRFAGHTGGHLMAPSAGPAGGFNPAVAPAAIGQAVAALLATQGAGLGIGNLLGGIGNPQGVPPMMNNAGFGGQGAGGGYGGQPGMQGSYGGQPHMGQGGVRPRQGGAPYMGHGH